A region from the Triticum urartu cultivar G1812 chromosome 1, Tu2.1, whole genome shotgun sequence genome encodes:
- the LOC125534654 gene encoding LOW QUALITY PROTEIN: uncharacterized protein DDB_G0287625 (The sequence of the model RefSeq protein was modified relative to this genomic sequence to represent the inferred CDS: inserted 1 base in 1 codon; deleted 3 bases in 3 codons): NNNHNNNNNNNNNNNXHNNNNNNNNNNTNNNKQQQQQHNNNNNNNNNNNNNNTTTTTTHKHNKNNKQQQQQNNNNNNNNNNNKQQQHNNNNNNTQQQQQQQQQQNNNNNNNNNNNNNNNNNNNNNNNNNNNNNNNNKNNNNNNNNNNNKTTKQQQQKTTTTTQKQQQTTTTTNNNNNNNNNNNNNNNNNNNNNNNNNNNNNNNNNNTNNNNNNNNNNKTTTTTTNNNNNN; encoded by the exons aacaacaaccacaacaacaacaacaacaacaacaacaacaaca aacacaacaacaacaacaacaacaacaacaacaacacaaacaacaacaaacaacaacaacaacaacacaacaacaacaacaacaacaacaacaacaacaacaacaacaacacaacaacaacaacaacacacaaacacaacaaaaacaacaaacaacaacaacaacaaaacaacaacaacaacaacaacaacaacaacaacaaacaacaacaacacaacaacaacaacaacaacacacaacaacaacaacaacaacaacaacaacaaaacaacaacaacaacaacaacaacaacaacaacaacaacaacaacaacaacaacaacaacaacaacaacaacaacaacaacaacaacaacaacaacaaaaac aacaacaacaacaacaacaacaacaacaacaaaacaacaaaacaacaacaacaaaaaacaacaacaacaacacaaaaacaacaacaaacaacaacaacaacaaacaacaacaacaacaacaacaacaacaacaacaacaacaacaacaacaacaacaacaacaacaacaacaacaacaac aacaacaacaacaacaacaacaacacaaacaacaac aacaacaacaacaacaacaacaaaacaacaacaacaacaacaaacaacaacaacaacaac